A genomic window from Arthrobacter sp. FW305-BF8 includes:
- the gcvH gene encoding glycine cleavage system protein GcvH → MSKVVSELKYSAEHEWVAADGAGPVGIGISAVAADALGDIVYVDLPEVGSTVRAGETCGEVESTKSVSDLYAPVTGEVTEINDGVVTDPALINSDPYGAGWLFKVAVTEEGPLLSAEEYATANGGEL, encoded by the coding sequence ATGAGCAAAGTTGTTTCTGAACTGAAGTACTCCGCCGAGCACGAGTGGGTTGCTGCCGACGGGGCCGGACCTGTGGGGATCGGGATCTCCGCTGTCGCGGCCGACGCCCTGGGCGACATCGTCTACGTGGACCTGCCCGAGGTCGGCTCCACGGTCAGGGCCGGCGAAACCTGCGGCGAGGTGGAATCCACCAAGTCGGTCTCCGACCTCTACGCCCCGGTCACGGGTGAAGTGACCGAGATCAACGACGGCGTCGTCACGGATCCGGCCCTGATCAACAGCGACCCCTACGGCGCCGGTTGGCTGTTCAAGGTGGCAGTCACGGAAGAGGGCCCGCTGTTGTCGGCCGAAGAATACGCAACAGCAAACGGCGGCGAACTCTAG
- the gcvP gene encoding aminomethyl-transferring glycine dehydrogenase, whose product MTIQSLPSTFADRHIGARRKADIDTMLKTVGYDTVDGLVDTAVPASIRQENPLLLTAALSEVEVLAELRRLAAKNKTAVQMIGQGYYDTVTPPVIRRNILEAPAWYTAYTPYQPEISQGRLEALLNFQTMVQDLTALPVANASLLDEATAVAEAVLLMRRANKNKQAKDGKTVLDSDCLPQTIAIVLGRAEALGFEVEVADLSKGLPDGDINGVVLQQPGVSGRVFDHTGVIAAAKERGALVTVAADLLALTLITPPGEQGADIAVGTAQRLGVPLFFGGPHAAYMAVRAGMERTLPGRIVGVSKDNAGAPAYRLALQTREQHIRREKATSNICTAQALLAIVSSFYAVYHGPDGLKAIAETVHNNARVLATALKTAGRELVSDSFFDTLTVRVPGKAHKVITAAEARGINLRLIDADTVGVSIDETTTAEVLSAVAVAFGAGPVGDAAGFELPEAVLRTSGYLEHPVFNTHRSETQLLRYIRKLSDRDLALDRTMIPLGSCTMKLNATAEMEAISWPEFASIHPFAPDSQTEGWRELIDGLEADLAEITGYDQVSIQPNAGSQGELAGLLAIRGYHLSRGDDQRNICLIPASAHGTNAASAVLAGMKVVVVATAADGTIDHTDLYAKIEAHKDALSCIMITYPSTHGVYDADVREVCDAIHAAGGQVYIDGANLNALVGLAQPGKFGGDVSHLNLHKTFCIPHGGGGPGVGPVAAKAHLAPFMPGDANNASFEGGVAGAVGSTGVAISASRFGSAGVLPISWAYVKLMGGDGLTEATKSALLAANYVASRLNDFFPVLYTGDSGLVAHECILDLRGLTAKTGVTAEDVAKRLIDFGFHAPTLAFPVAGTLMVEPTESEDLAEIDRFIDAMITIHAEIEQVANGDFTVENSPLRNAPHTAAAVVSSQWDRSYPREQAAFPVPSLRQDKYFPPVGRIDGAAGDRNLVCSCPPIEDFEISTSSITGLEN is encoded by the coding sequence ATGACGATTCAATCTCTTCCATCAACCTTCGCTGACCGGCATATCGGCGCCCGGCGCAAGGCCGATATCGACACCATGCTCAAGACTGTCGGCTATGACACTGTCGACGGCCTTGTGGATACCGCCGTTCCGGCGTCCATCCGCCAGGAGAACCCCCTGCTGCTCACCGCCGCCCTGAGCGAAGTTGAGGTCCTGGCGGAGCTTCGCCGCCTGGCCGCCAAGAACAAGACCGCCGTGCAGATGATCGGCCAGGGTTACTACGACACCGTCACCCCGCCGGTGATCCGCCGCAACATCCTTGAAGCCCCGGCCTGGTACACCGCGTACACCCCGTACCAGCCGGAGATCTCGCAGGGCCGGCTGGAGGCGCTGCTGAACTTCCAGACCATGGTCCAGGACCTGACCGCGCTGCCGGTCGCCAACGCGTCGCTGCTGGATGAAGCGACGGCGGTGGCCGAGGCTGTGCTGCTCATGCGCCGGGCCAACAAGAACAAGCAGGCCAAGGACGGCAAGACGGTCCTGGACTCCGACTGCCTCCCCCAGACCATCGCGATCGTGCTGGGCCGCGCCGAAGCCCTCGGCTTCGAAGTGGAGGTCGCCGACCTGTCCAAGGGACTTCCCGACGGCGACATCAACGGCGTCGTCCTCCAGCAGCCCGGCGTTTCGGGCCGCGTCTTCGACCACACCGGGGTCATCGCCGCCGCCAAGGAACGCGGCGCCTTGGTCACGGTGGCCGCCGACCTGCTGGCTCTGACCCTGATCACGCCTCCGGGCGAGCAGGGCGCCGACATCGCCGTCGGAACCGCCCAGCGCCTCGGGGTTCCGCTGTTCTTCGGCGGCCCGCATGCCGCCTACATGGCGGTGCGGGCCGGCATGGAGCGCACGCTCCCGGGCCGCATCGTCGGCGTCTCCAAGGACAACGCTGGCGCGCCCGCCTACCGGCTGGCCCTCCAGACCCGCGAGCAGCACATCCGCCGGGAGAAGGCGACGTCCAATATCTGCACCGCCCAGGCGCTGCTGGCCATCGTGTCTTCCTTCTACGCCGTTTACCATGGCCCCGACGGCCTGAAGGCAATCGCCGAGACCGTCCACAACAACGCCCGCGTCCTCGCCACCGCGCTCAAGACGGCGGGCCGTGAACTGGTCAGCGACTCCTTCTTCGACACCCTCACTGTGCGGGTGCCCGGCAAAGCCCACAAGGTCATCACCGCCGCGGAGGCCCGGGGGATCAACCTGCGCCTCATCGATGCGGACACCGTTGGCGTCTCCATTGATGAGACGACGACGGCGGAGGTGCTGTCCGCCGTGGCCGTCGCCTTCGGCGCCGGTCCCGTAGGGGACGCAGCGGGATTTGAACTCCCCGAAGCCGTACTGCGCACCTCCGGTTACCTGGAGCACCCGGTGTTCAACACGCACCGCTCCGAAACCCAGCTGCTGCGCTACATCCGCAAGCTCTCCGACCGCGACCTGGCGCTGGACCGCACCATGATCCCGCTGGGCTCCTGCACCATGAAGCTGAATGCCACGGCAGAGATGGAAGCCATTTCCTGGCCGGAGTTCGCATCGATCCACCCGTTCGCCCCGGATTCCCAGACCGAGGGCTGGCGCGAACTGATCGATGGTCTGGAAGCGGACCTCGCCGAGATCACCGGGTACGACCAGGTGTCCATCCAGCCGAACGCCGGCTCGCAGGGCGAGCTCGCCGGGCTGCTGGCGATCCGCGGCTACCACCTGTCCCGCGGTGATGACCAGCGCAACATCTGCCTGATCCCGGCTTCGGCGCACGGCACCAACGCGGCCTCCGCGGTGCTGGCCGGCATGAAGGTGGTCGTCGTGGCCACCGCCGCCGACGGCACCATCGACCACACCGACCTGTACGCCAAGATCGAGGCGCACAAGGACGCCCTGTCCTGCATCATGATCACCTACCCGTCCACGCACGGGGTCTACGACGCCGACGTCCGCGAGGTCTGCGACGCCATCCACGCGGCCGGCGGCCAGGTCTACATCGACGGCGCCAACCTCAACGCCCTGGTCGGGCTCGCGCAGCCGGGCAAGTTCGGCGGCGACGTCTCGCACCTGAACCTGCACAAGACCTTCTGCATCCCGCACGGCGGTGGCGGTCCCGGCGTCGGCCCCGTTGCGGCCAAGGCGCACCTCGCTCCCTTCATGCCCGGCGATGCGAACAACGCTTCGTTCGAAGGTGGTGTAGCGGGCGCTGTCGGATCAACAGGCGTCGCCATTTCCGCTTCGCGCTTCGGCTCCGCGGGCGTGCTGCCCATCTCCTGGGCCTACGTAAAGCTCATGGGCGGCGACGGCCTGACCGAAGCCACCAAGTCCGCGCTGCTCGCCGCGAACTACGTCGCTTCCCGGCTGAACGATTTCTTCCCGGTCCTTTACACGGGAGACAGCGGCTTGGTGGCGCACGAGTGCATCCTGGACCTGCGCGGCCTCACGGCGAAAACCGGCGTCACCGCCGAGGACGTGGCCAAGCGCCTGATCGACTTCGGTTTCCACGCCCCCACGCTGGCGTTCCCTGTGGCCGGCACCCTGATGGTGGAGCCCACCGAGTCCGAGGACCTGGCCGAGATCGACCGGTTCATCGACGCGATGATCACCATTCACGCCGAGATCGAGCAGGTCGCCAACGGCGACTTCACCGTGGAGAACTCCCCGCTGCGCAACGCACCCCACACGGCAGCCGCCGTCGTCAGTTCCCAGTGGGACCGTTCCTACCCCCGCGAGCAGGCCGCCTTCCCCGTTCCGTCACTCAGGCAGGACAAGTACTTCCCGCCGGTGGGCCGCATCGACGGCGCCGCAGGCGACCGGAACCTGGTTTGCTCCTGCCCGCCGATCGAAGACTTCGAGATTTCGACAAGCTCAATCACCGGATTGGAAAACTGA
- a CDS encoding L-serine ammonia-lyase produces MAVGVFDLFSIGIGPSSSHTVGPMRAAAVFAEELTSSGVLERVASLRVDLYGSLAATGHGHGTMTAVLLGLEGFHPELILPDEVEERLGSIAETGTLQLAGSVPLPYGVADMVLRPLTVLPRHTNGMTFTVFDAAGSELRKATFFSVGGGFIVREGEEDAAQQELDESKKELPLPFRTAAELLKHCQNTSLSISDVMRVNEEDSRTEYEIREGLLHIYSVMEGCVEVSLKREGLLPGGLKVRRRAPDWHERLLKEGRDHGGDYRDPKYWQEWVNLIALAVNEENASGGRVVTAPTNGAAGIIPAVLYYALHFAPGMDKASQEDRDDVVVKFLLTAGAVGVLYKEQASISGAEVGCQGEVGSASSMAAAGLAEVMGGTPAQVENAAEIAMEHNLGLTCDPIGGLVQVPCIERNAIAAAKAINAAKMALWGDGSHRVSLDEVIVTMRETGKDMSSKYKETAMGGLAVNVVAC; encoded by the coding sequence ATGGCTGTTGGCGTCTTTGACCTCTTCTCGATCGGCATCGGCCCTTCGTCGTCGCACACCGTTGGACCCATGCGGGCTGCGGCGGTGTTTGCGGAGGAGCTGACATCCTCCGGCGTACTCGAGCGGGTGGCGTCCCTGCGCGTGGACCTGTATGGCTCGCTCGCGGCGACGGGGCACGGGCACGGAACCATGACGGCGGTCCTGCTGGGCCTGGAGGGCTTCCACCCCGAGCTGATCCTTCCCGATGAGGTCGAGGAACGGCTGGGCTCGATCGCGGAGACCGGGACGTTGCAGCTGGCCGGGTCGGTTCCGCTGCCGTACGGGGTCGCAGACATGGTGCTGCGGCCACTGACCGTGCTGCCGCGGCACACCAACGGCATGACATTTACGGTTTTTGATGCGGCCGGCTCCGAGCTCCGGAAGGCCACGTTCTTCTCCGTGGGCGGCGGGTTCATTGTCCGCGAGGGCGAGGAGGATGCGGCGCAGCAGGAACTGGACGAGTCCAAGAAGGAACTGCCGCTGCCGTTCCGCACAGCGGCAGAGCTGCTCAAGCACTGCCAAAACACGTCATTGAGCATCAGCGACGTGATGCGGGTCAATGAGGAAGACAGCCGCACCGAATACGAAATTCGCGAGGGACTGCTCCACATCTACTCCGTGATGGAGGGTTGCGTCGAGGTCAGCCTGAAGCGCGAGGGGCTGCTGCCCGGCGGACTGAAGGTCCGCCGTCGTGCTCCCGACTGGCATGAACGCCTGCTGAAGGAAGGCCGTGACCACGGAGGGGACTACCGGGACCCCAAGTACTGGCAGGAGTGGGTGAACCTCATCGCGCTGGCGGTTAACGAGGAGAACGCGTCAGGCGGGCGCGTGGTGACCGCACCGACGAACGGCGCCGCCGGGATCATCCCGGCCGTCCTGTACTACGCGCTGCACTTCGCTCCGGGTATGGACAAGGCCAGCCAGGAAGACCGCGACGACGTCGTGGTGAAGTTCCTGCTAACCGCCGGTGCCGTCGGGGTGCTGTACAAGGAACAGGCCTCCATCTCCGGCGCCGAGGTGGGCTGCCAGGGCGAGGTGGGATCGGCGTCGTCAATGGCCGCCGCTGGCCTGGCCGAAGTCATGGGAGGCACCCCGGCGCAGGTGGAGAACGCCGCCGAAATCGCGATGGAACACAACCTGGGCCTGACCTGTGATCCCATTGGCGGGCTGGTCCAGGTGCCCTGCATCGAACGGAACGCGATCGCCGCCGCGAAGGCGATCAACGCGGCCAAGATGGCGCTGTGGGGCGACGGCTCGCACCGGGTCTCGCTGGACGAGGTCATCGTGACCATGCGCGAGACCGGCAAGGACATGAGCTCCAAATACAAGGAAACGGCCATGGGCGGGCTCGCCGTCAACGTCGTGGCCTGCTGA
- the gcvT gene encoding glycine cleavage system aminomethyltransferase GcvT, translating into MTENYTALYDQHKKAGASFTDFGGWQMPLKYTSELAEHHAVRNAAGLFDLSHMGEVWVTGPDAGAFLDYALAGKLSAIAVGKAKYSLICDADGGIIDDLITYRLPAAADGTAKYLVVPNAGNAKVVAAALAERAAKFDAAVEDASAETSLIAVQGPNAEAILLQLVPAEQHSLVTELKYYAAVEVEVNSQDLLLARTGYTGEDGFEIYVPNDDAAGLWEALLHAGAAHGLIPAGLACRDSLRLEAGMPLYGNELSRRVNAYAAGLGPVVSLAKESDFVGREALAAIKAAGVGSTIGQRLVGLKGLGRRAARGHYPVLKDGTLVGEITSGQPSPTLGYPVAMAYVDVDYSEVGTVLDVDLRGKAERFEVVALPFYQRSK; encoded by the coding sequence ATGACCGAGAACTACACCGCCCTCTACGACCAGCACAAAAAGGCCGGCGCCTCGTTCACCGATTTCGGTGGCTGGCAGATGCCGCTCAAGTACACCTCCGAGCTTGCCGAACACCACGCCGTGCGCAACGCGGCAGGCCTGTTCGACCTCTCCCACATGGGGGAAGTCTGGGTGACGGGCCCGGACGCCGGCGCCTTCCTGGACTACGCCCTGGCCGGCAAACTGTCCGCCATCGCCGTCGGCAAGGCCAAGTACTCACTGATCTGTGACGCCGACGGCGGCATCATCGACGATCTGATCACCTACCGCCTTCCCGCGGCTGCGGACGGAACAGCCAAGTACCTGGTGGTCCCCAACGCCGGCAACGCCAAGGTGGTGGCCGCCGCCCTCGCCGAGCGCGCAGCGAAGTTCGACGCCGCCGTCGAGGACGCCTCCGCCGAGACGTCGCTGATCGCCGTGCAGGGGCCCAACGCGGAAGCCATCCTGCTCCAGCTGGTCCCGGCCGAACAGCACTCCCTGGTGACCGAGCTGAAGTACTACGCGGCCGTTGAAGTCGAAGTCAACAGTCAGGACCTCCTGCTCGCCCGCACCGGCTACACCGGTGAAGACGGTTTCGAAATCTACGTGCCCAACGACGATGCTGCCGGGTTGTGGGAGGCGCTTCTGCACGCGGGCGCCGCGCACGGGCTGATCCCGGCGGGCCTGGCCTGCCGGGACTCGCTGCGCCTGGAAGCCGGCATGCCGCTCTACGGCAATGAGCTCTCGCGCCGCGTCAATGCCTACGCCGCGGGGCTGGGCCCGGTGGTGTCGCTGGCGAAGGAAAGCGACTTCGTGGGCAGGGAAGCACTGGCCGCGATCAAGGCAGCCGGCGTCGGTTCCACCATTGGACAAAGGCTCGTGGGCCTCAAGGGCCTGGGCCGGCGCGCTGCCCGCGGCCACTACCCGGTCCTCAAGGACGGCACGCTGGTGGGCGAGATCACCTCCGGCCAGCCCTCCCCCACCCTCGGCTACCCGGTGGCGATGGCGTATGTCGACGTCGATTATTCCGAAGTTGGCACGGTCCTGGACGTAGACCTGCGGGGCAAGGCCGAGCGGTTCGAAGTGGTCGCCCTGCCCTTCTACCAGCGCTCCAAGTAA
- the cycA gene encoding D-serine/D-alanine/glycine transporter, which yields MTIHPPASPAGSSAGEAPRLERQLSNRHIQLIAIGGAIGTGLFMGSGKTISAAGPSVIFVYMIIGFMLFFVMRAMGELLLSNLNYKSFSDFAADLLGPWAGFFTGWTYWFCWVITGIADVIAIAGYSRELWPGLPLWIPGLATVAILLLLNLTTVKAFGETEFWFALIKIIAIAALIIVGMFMIFSGFQSDAGQASFTNLWSHGGFFPNEFMGFVAGFQIAVFAFVGIELVGTTAAEAKNPEKNLPKAINSIPIRVLLFYVGALIILMSVTPWTQFAAGHSPFIAMFSLAGLGAAATVVNLVVLTSAMSSANSGIYSTSRMVYGLAQEGDAPAAFGSLSRRKVPNNALFLSCVLLLSGVVLMYAGQDVGKAFDMVTTVSAVCFVFVWSIILASYIAFRRRRPHLHTASKFKMPGGIPMVWVVFAFFAFVLWTLTTQPDTLTALLVTPVWFVLLGAAWLVLRRRPAHLARYAAFQDELQAEETAAREHASRRLEEKESVK from the coding sequence ATGACGATTCATCCCCCTGCCTCCCCAGCCGGTTCCTCAGCCGGTGAGGCTCCCCGCCTGGAGCGGCAGCTGAGCAACCGGCACATCCAGCTGATCGCCATCGGCGGTGCCATTGGCACGGGCCTGTTTATGGGCTCCGGCAAAACCATTTCCGCGGCCGGCCCGTCCGTGATCTTCGTGTACATGATCATCGGTTTCATGCTCTTTTTCGTCATGCGGGCCATGGGCGAGCTGCTGCTGAGCAACCTGAACTACAAGTCCTTCAGCGATTTCGCCGCCGACCTGCTGGGGCCGTGGGCGGGGTTCTTCACCGGATGGACCTACTGGTTCTGCTGGGTGATCACAGGAATTGCGGACGTCATCGCCATTGCCGGGTACTCCCGCGAGCTCTGGCCGGGATTGCCCCTCTGGATCCCGGGCCTGGCCACCGTGGCCATCCTGTTGCTGCTGAATCTCACCACAGTCAAGGCATTCGGTGAAACCGAATTCTGGTTCGCCCTCATCAAAATCATCGCCATCGCCGCCCTGATCATCGTGGGCATGTTCATGATCTTCAGTGGTTTCCAGAGCGACGCCGGACAGGCAAGCTTCACCAACCTGTGGAGCCATGGGGGCTTCTTCCCCAATGAATTCATGGGTTTTGTGGCCGGCTTCCAGATCGCTGTGTTCGCTTTTGTGGGCATCGAACTGGTGGGCACCACGGCCGCAGAGGCCAAGAACCCGGAGAAGAACCTTCCCAAGGCCATCAACTCCATCCCGATCCGTGTACTGCTCTTCTACGTGGGTGCCCTCATCATCCTGATGTCCGTCACGCCCTGGACCCAGTTCGCCGCCGGCCACAGCCCGTTCATTGCGATGTTCTCGCTGGCCGGACTCGGGGCCGCCGCCACGGTGGTCAACCTCGTGGTGCTGACCTCGGCGATGTCCTCGGCCAACTCCGGAATCTACTCCACCTCCCGCATGGTCTACGGCTTGGCCCAGGAAGGCGACGCGCCCGCCGCGTTCGGCAGCCTGTCCCGCCGCAAGGTACCCAACAACGCCCTGTTCCTGTCCTGCGTGCTTCTGCTCTCCGGCGTAGTGCTCATGTACGCCGGCCAGGACGTCGGCAAGGCGTTCGACATGGTCACCACCGTTTCGGCCGTCTGCTTCGTTTTCGTCTGGTCGATCATCCTCGCCAGCTACATCGCCTTCCGGCGCCGCCGCCCGCACCTGCACACGGCCTCAAAGTTCAAGATGCCGGGAGGCATCCCCATGGTGTGGGTGGTCTTCGCGTTCTTCGCCTTCGTGCTGTGGACTCTGACCACCCAGCCCGACACCCTGACCGCACTGCTGGTCACCCCTGTCTGGTTCGTCCTGCTCGGTGCGGCCTGGCTGGTTCTGCGCCGCCGGCCCGCGCACCTGGCCCGCTACGCAGCCTTCCAGGATGAACTCCAGGCTGAGGAGACCGCCGCCCGCGAGCATGCGAGCCGGCGTCTCGAGGAGAAGGAAAGCGTCAAGTGA